One genomic segment of Carassius auratus strain Wakin chromosome 29, ASM336829v1, whole genome shotgun sequence includes these proteins:
- the LOC113048140 gene encoding suppressor of cytokine signaling 2-like isoform X2: protein MTCHSSDSTESIENERRSQTETQVAESEQSRIATAMRDLKNTGWYWGSLTANEAKEILQDTSEGTFLVRDSSQRDYLFTISAMTSVGPTNLRIEYKDGKFKLDSVLLVKPKLKQFDSVVHLVEHYVQLSRTSCEGSTTPIAPSKGTVQLLLTTPVYTATPSLQHLCRIAINKTTRRVQELPLPNRLKDYLTDYTYNV from the exons ATGACCTGTCACTCATCCGACTCCACGGAAAGCATCGAGAATGAAAGGCGATCGCAAACCGAAACCCAAGTCGCGGAGTCCGAGCAGAGTCGCATTGCCACTGCCATGAGAGACCTTAAAAACACCG GCTGGTATTGGGGCAGCCTTACAGCCAATGAAGCCAAGGAGATCCTGCAGGACACGTCGGAGGGCACCTTTTTGGTCCGGGACAGCTCTCAGAGGGACTACCTCTTCACCATCTCCGCCATGACATCCGTGGGACCCACCAACCTGCGTATCGAATACAAGGACGGCAAGTTCAAGCTAGACTCGGTGCTGCTGGTCAAACCCAAACTCAAGCAGTTCGACAGCGTCGTCCATCTCGTGGAGCATTATGTGCAGCTGTCCCGGACGTCTTGTGAAGGCAGCACTACCCCCATCGCCCCATCCAAAGGCACCGTGCAGCTGCTGCTCACGACCCCGGTGTACACGGCCACACCGTCTCTGCAGCACCTGTGTCGTATTGCTATCAATAAAACCACACGGCGGGTACAAGAACTCCCTTTGCCGAACCGGCTGAAGGATTACCTGACAGACTACACTTATAATGTATAG
- the LOC113048140 gene encoding suppressor of cytokine signaling 2-like isoform X1 — MTCHSSDSTESIENERRSQTETQVAESEQSRIATAMRDLKNTAGWYWGSLTANEAKEILQDTSEGTFLVRDSSQRDYLFTISAMTSVGPTNLRIEYKDGKFKLDSVLLVKPKLKQFDSVVHLVEHYVQLSRTSCEGSTTPIAPSKGTVQLLLTTPVYTATPSLQHLCRIAINKTTRRVQELPLPNRLKDYLTDYTYNV, encoded by the exons ATGACCTGTCACTCATCCGACTCCACGGAAAGCATCGAGAATGAAAGGCGATCGCAAACCGAAACCCAAGTCGCGGAGTCCGAGCAGAGTCGCATTGCCACTGCCATGAGAGACCTTAAAAACACCG CAGGCTGGTATTGGGGCAGCCTTACAGCCAATGAAGCCAAGGAGATCCTGCAGGACACGTCGGAGGGCACCTTTTTGGTCCGGGACAGCTCTCAGAGGGACTACCTCTTCACCATCTCCGCCATGACATCCGTGGGACCCACCAACCTGCGTATCGAATACAAGGACGGCAAGTTCAAGCTAGACTCGGTGCTGCTGGTCAAACCCAAACTCAAGCAGTTCGACAGCGTCGTCCATCTCGTGGAGCATTATGTGCAGCTGTCCCGGACGTCTTGTGAAGGCAGCACTACCCCCATCGCCCCATCCAAAGGCACCGTGCAGCTGCTGCTCACGACCCCGGTGTACACGGCCACACCGTCTCTGCAGCACCTGTGTCGTATTGCTATCAATAAAACCACACGGCGGGTACAAGAACTCCCTTTGCCGAACCGGCTGAAGGATTACCTGACAGACTACACTTATAATGTATAG